The following proteins are encoded in a genomic region of Chelmon rostratus isolate fCheRos1 chromosome 3, fCheRos1.pri, whole genome shotgun sequence:
- the gtpbp2b gene encoding GTP-binding protein 2b has product MVDLSESGAVSPGHGRHGQSSGSGNNGKKTPKKSRTRRGKRGRRRRNKKNNRNNKTPPPYFPPEAEEGNIEYKLKLVNPTQYRFEHLATQLKWRLQEGRGEAVYQIGVEDNGLLVGLTEADMKASLKTLKRMAEKVGADITLLREREVDYDSDRNTRKIAEVLVRKVPDDQQFLDLRVAVLGNVDSGKSTLLGVLTQGELDNGRGRARLNLFRHLHEIQTGRTSSISFEILGFNSKGEVINYSESRTAEEICESSSKMITFIDLAGHHKYLKTTIFGLTSYCPDFAMLVVSANTGIAGTTREHLGLAMALKVPIFIVVSKVDLCSRGTVERTVRQLERVLKQPGCNKVPMVVSCPDDAVTAAQQFTQSACITPIFTLSSVSGESLDLLKVFLNILPPLSNSKEQEELMQQLTEFQVDEIYSVPDVGTVVGGTLYSGVCREGERLVVGPTDEGRFLRLKVGSIQRNRSACRVLRAGQAATLALGNFDRSLLRKGMVMVSPKMNPTICCQFEAAIVLLFHAKTFRRGSQVTVHVGNVRQTATVECLHGKDELRTGERAVVRFRFIKHPEYLRLGAKLLFREGVTKGIGHVTRLLPPSQNHDQNQNQNHNQNLQEH; this is encoded by the exons atGGTGGATTTGTCCGAGAGTGGTGCAGTGTCGCCCGGACACGGCAGGCACGGACAGAGCTCCGGCTCCGGTAACAACGGGAAGAAAACGCCGAAAAAGTCGCGAACGAGAAGAGGCAAACGTGGCAGGAGAAGAAGgaataaaaagaacaacaggaaCAACAAAACACCTCCACCATATTTTCCACCGGAG gCTGAAGAAGGAAACATCGAGTACAAG TTGAAGCTGGTTAATCCCACTCAGTATCGCTTCGAGCATCTGGCCACGCAGCTCAAGTGGCGTCTGCAGGAGGGCCGCGGCGAGGCCGTCTACCAGATTGGAGTGGAAGACAACGGCCTGCTGGTCGGCCTGACCGAGGCTGACATGAAGGCCTCGCTCAAGACCTTAAAGAGGATGGCAGAGAA AGTCGGTGCTGACATCACTCTCCTccgagagagggaggtggactACGACTCGGACAGAAACACTCGaaaaattgcagaagtcctgGTTCGCAAAGTTCCTGATGATCAACAG TTCCTGGACCTGCGGGTGGCAGTTCTAGGCAACGTGGACTCAGGAAAATCAACTCTGCTGGGCGTCCTGACGCAGGGTGAGCTGGACAACGGCCGTGGTCGAGCGCGGCTCAACCTCTTCAGACATCTGCACGAGATCCAGACTGGACGGACCTCCAGCATCAGCTTTGAGATCCTTGGCTTCAACAGCAAAGGAGAG GTCATAAACTATAGCGAGTCTCGGACAGCTGAGGAGATCTGCGAGAGCTCGTCCAAGATGATTACCTTCATCGATCTGGCCGGACACCACAAGTATCTGAAGACAACCATCTTCGGCCTCACCAGCTACTGCCCTGACTTCGCCATGTTGGTGGTGAGCGCCAACACCGGCATCG CCGGTACGACTCGGGAGCACCTTGGCCTGGCCATGGCGCTGAAAGTTCCCATCTTCATCGTGGTCAGTAAAGTGGACCTGTGCTCCCGTGGCACCGTGGAGCGAACCGTCCGGCAGCTCGAACGAGTCCTGAAGCAGCCGGGCTGCAACAAGGTGCCCATGGTGGTGTCCTGCCCCGACGATGCAGTGACGGCCGCACAGCAATTCACTCAGTCTGCATG tATCACGCCTATCTTCACCCTTTCCAGTGTGTCTGGAGAGAGTCTGGACCTCCTGAAGGTTTTCTTGAacatcctccctcctctgagcAACAGCAAGGAGCAGGAAGAGCTGATGCAGCAGCTCACTGAGttccag gTGGATGAGATCTACTCAGTTCCTGATGTTGGGACTGTGGTGGGAGGAACTCTGTACAG CGGAGTGTGTCGGGAAGGCGAGAGGCTGGTGGTCGGTCCAACTGATGAGGGCCGCTTCCTGCGTCTGAAGGTGGGCAGCATCCAGAGGAACCGCTCGGCCTGCAGGGTGCTGAGGGCCGGACAGGCTGCCACGCTGGCCCTGGGAAACTTTGACCGCTCACTATTGCgtaag GGTATGGTGATGGTCAGTCCCAAGATGAACCCGACCATCTGCTGTCAGTTTGAAGCCGCCATCGTCCTGCTCTTCCACGCCAAAACCTTCCGCCGGGGGTCACAGGTCACAGTGCATGTCGGCAACGTCAGGCAGACTGCCACTGTGGAGTGCCTTCATGGGAAG gacGAGCTGCGTACAGGCGAGAGAGCCGTGGTTCGCTTCCGCTTCATCAAACACCCCGAGTACCTGCGACTGGGAGCCAAGCTGCTTTTTAGGGAAGGTGTCACCAAAGGCATCGGCCACGTCACCCGCCTCCTGCCCCCCTCCCAGAACCAcgaccagaaccagaaccagaatcaCAACCAGAACCTGCAGGAGCACTAA
- the ero1b gene encoding ERO1-like protein beta — MWKVTLQAFGVLLLAWFLGNFVLGWFQQNNVRPQTQHSEHPSRAVDSQDQSCFCHLTGVLDDCFCDVESIDVFNNFKIYPRIKRLTEKDYFRYYRVNLKRPCPFWPDDGHCAIKDCHVEPCPESKIPVGIKSGNYNKYSQAVNTISDMTECEQAKELGAINSTLSNQSKEAFADWARHDDAQDHFCELDDETSPDAEYVDLLLNPERFTGYKGPSAWRVWNSIYEENCFKPRSVYRPLNPLAPSRGDDDGEGFYKWLEGLCLEKRVFYRLISGLHSSINIHLCAEYLLDEGWGKSVWGPNVQEFRQRFDTAETKGEGTRRLKNLYFLYLIELRALYKVAPYFERAFVNLYTGNAQEDGATKDLLLQVFNEIKAFPMHFDEKSMFAGHKIEAKTLKEEFRLHFKNISRIMDCVGCSKCRLWGKLQTQGLGTALKILFSEKEIQNLPEHSPSKGFQLTRQEIVALLNGFGRLSTSIHQLHNFRLLLEENR; from the exons ATGTGGAAAGTAACTTTACAAGCGTTTGGTGTTCTGCTGCTTGCCTGGTTCCTCGGGAACTTTGTTCTGGGTTGGTTTCAACAAAACAACGTACGACCCCAAACGCAGCACAGCGAGCATCCGAGCAGAGCTGTAGACAGCCAAGACCAGAGCTGCTTCTGCCAT CTCACAGGAGTCCTGGACGACTGCTTCTGTGACGTCGAAAGCATCGACGTCTTCAACAACTTCAAGATTTACCCTCGAATCAAGAGGCTGACAGAGAAAGACTACTTCAGATACTACAGA GTGAATTTGAAGCGGCCGTGTCCCTTCTGGCCTGACGATGGACATTGTGCCATCAAAGACTGCCATGTGGAGCCCTGCCCAGAG AGTAAGATCCCGGTGGGCATTAAGTCTGGGAACTACAACAAG TACTCCCAGGCAGTGAATACGATCTCAGACATGACAGAGTGTGAACAGGCCAAAGAACTGGGCGCCATCAACAGCACCTTGAG taACCAGAGTAAAGAGGCATTCGCTGACTGGGCGAGACACGACGATGCTCAGGATCACTTCTGTGAGCTGGATG atgaAACCTCTCCAGATGCAGAGTATGTGGATCTACTGCTGAATCCAGAGCGATTCACTGGATACAAGGGTCCTTCAGCCTGGAGAGTCTGGAACAGCATCTACGAGGAAAACTGCTTCAA GCCCAGATCAGTGTACCGACCTCTGAACCCTCTGGCTCCGAGCAGAG GAGATGACGATG GAGAGGGTTTCTACAAATGGCTCGAAG gttTGTGTTTAGAGAAGAGAGTTTTCTACCGACTCATCTCAGGCCtgcacagcagcatcaacatCCACCTGTGTGCCGAGTACCTGCTGGATG AGGGTTGGGGGAAGTCCGTCTGGGGTCCAAATGTTCAGGAGTTTCGGCAGCGCTTTGACACGGCGGAGACGAAGGGCGAGGGCACGCGGCGGCTGAAGAACCTGTACTTCCTCTACCTGATCGAGCTGCGGGCGCTCTACAAGGTGGCTCCATACTTCGAACGAGCGTTTGTCAACCTGTACACAGGAAACGCTCAGGAGGACGGAGCCACCAaggacctgctgctgcaggtcttcAATGAGATCAA AGCTTTCCCGATGCACTTTGATGAGAAGTCCATGTTCGCAGGACACAAAATAGAAGCCAAAACATTAAAG GAGGAATTCCGCCTCCACTTTAAAAACATCTCCAGGATCATGGACTGCGTCGGCTGCAGTAAATGTCGACTGTGGGGGAAACTGCAG acTCAGGGTCTGGGCACAGCTCTGAAGATCCTCTTCTCTGAGAAGGAGATCCAGAACCTTCCTGAACACAGCCCCTCCAAAGGTTTCCAACTGACCCGACAGGAGATCGTGGCCTTACTGAACGGCTTCGGCAG gttgtCCACCAGTATACATCAGCTCCACAACTTCCGCCTGCTGTTGGAGGAGAACAGGTAA
- the LOC121626609 gene encoding E3 ubiquitin-protein ligase TRIM39-like, producing the protein MSAASSLLLEDKFLCSICLDVFTDPVTTPCGHNFCKTCITEHWNVNALWQCPICKKLFITKPELYVNTFISEMVAQFRQTAQQEASSSSSEQQESKPGEVPCDVCTGTRLKALKSCLVCLVSYCETHLEPHLTASRLKRHQLIDPVENLEGRMCMTHDKPLELFCKTDQTCVCMLCTVLNHKTHDVVPLREEYDEKKAELGKTEAEIQQMIQKRRLKIQEIKQSVKLSKEDANREIEEGVQIFTSLKESVERGLNELIKTIEEKQKTTEKQTEVFIQELEQEISELMKRSTEVEQLSRSEDHLHLLQSFSPLKDVPTTKDWTEVSVHPASYEGTVVRAVAQLEETLSKEMKKLIEAELKRVQQYEVDVTLDPDTANPYLILSDDGKQVTHDDVKKRLPDHPKRFSTCACVLGKQSFSSGRFYFEVQVKGKTDWNFGVARESINRKGLITLSPENGFWTIWLRNGNEYEALDAHVVSLSLKSPPQKVGVFVDYEEGLVSFYDVDPAALIYSFTGCSFTKKLFPYFSPWLDDGGKNSAPLIISPVSE; encoded by the coding sequence ATGTCTGCTGCCAGCAGTCTGCTGTTGGAAGATAAGTTTCTGTGCTCCATCTGTCTGGATGTGTTCACTGATCCAGTCACCACACCATGTGGGCACAACTTCTGCAAAACCTGCATCACTGAGCACTGGAATGTAAATGCCCTGTGGCAGTGTCCTATATGTAAAAAGTTGTTTATCACCAAACCTGAGCTGTACGTCAACACTTTCATCTCAGAGATGGTTGCTCAGTTCAGACAGACGGCTCAACAggaagccagcagcagcagctcagagcaaCAAGAGTCCAAACCAGGAGAAGTTCCCTGTGACGTCTGCACTGGAACCagactgaaggccctgaagtCCTGCCTGGTCTGTCTGGTCTCCTACTGTGAGACTCACCTGGAGCCTCATCTGACAGCTTCACGTCTGAAGAGACATCAGCTGATCGACCCTGTGGAGAACCTGGAGGGCAGGATGTGTATGACACACGATAAACCTCTGGAGCTGTTCTGTAAGACTGACCAGacatgtgtctgcatgctgtGCACTGTTTTAAACCACAAGACACATGATGTTGTTCCTCTGAGAGAAGAATATGATGAAAAGAAGGCAGAGCTGGGAAAGACAGAGGCTGAAATTCAGCAGATGATCCAGAAGAGACGACTGAAGATTCAGGAGATCAAACAGTCAGTGAAGCTGAGTAAAGAAGACGCAAACAGAGAGATAGAAGAAGGTGTTCAGATCTTCACTTCTCTGAAGGAGTCTGTTGAGAGAGGCCTGAATGAGCTCATCAAAACGAtagaagagaagcagaaaacaacagaaaaacagacagaagtttTCATCCAAGAGCTGGAACAAGAAATCTctgagctgatgaagaggagcactGAGGTGGAGCAGCTCTCACGCTCTGAGGACCACCTCCATCTTCTCCAAAGCTTCTCTCCTCTGAAGGATGTCCCAACCACCAAAGACTGGACAGAGGTCAGCGTCCATCCAGCATCATATGAGGGGACTGTGGTGAGAGCTGTggctcagctggaggagacgCTCAGTAAAGAGATGAAGAAGCTGAttgaagcagagctgaagagggTCCAGCAGTATGAAGTGGATGTGACTCTTGATCCTGATACAGCAAATCCCTATCTCATCCTGTCTGATGATGGGAAACAAGTGACTCATGATGATGTGAAGAAACGTCTTCCAGACCATCCAAAGAGATTTTCTACCTGTGCTTGTGTTTTAGGAAAGCAAAGTTTCTCTTCAGGCAGATTTTACTTTGAGGTTCAGGTTAAAGGAAAGACTGATTGGAACTTTGGAGTCGCCAGAGAATCGATCAACAGGAAGGGACTAATCACACTGAGTCCTGAGAACGGTTTCTGGACTATATGGCTGAGAAATGGAAATGAGTACGAAGCTCTTGACGCCCATGttgtcagtctctctctgaaGTCTCCGCCTCAGAAGGTGGGGGTGTTTGTGGATTATGAGGAGGGTCTGGTCTCCTTTTATGATGTAGATCCTGCAGCTCTTATCTACTCCTTTACTGGCTGCTCCTTCACTAAGAAACTCTTCCCGTACTTCAGTCCCTGGCTTGATGACGGTGGTAAAAACTCTGCACCTCTGATCATCTCTCCTGTCAGTGAGTAG